Proteins from a genomic interval of uncultured Flavobacterium sp.:
- a CDS encoding alpha/beta hydrolase — MKTLLYKNTKISYTDSGAGSAIVLLHGFLENKKMWQEYVTLFSEKHRVITIDLLGHGESDCLGYVHEMEDNANVVHEVLESLKIKKATILGHSMGGYVGLAFAELFPNNIQKLVLLNSTSKEDNPEKKLNRTRAIKAVKQNYINFVSLAIGNLFSENNRTRLADEIEKVKVEALKTPLQGIVASLEGMKIRKDREALLHKNLFPVLLILGKKDPVLNYDESISQIEDTTAELVSFEDGHMSHIENKNELKTILLDFFQ; from the coding sequence TTGAAAACACTTCTATACAAAAACACAAAAATCTCTTATACTGATTCAGGTGCAGGATCTGCAATTGTACTGCTTCACGGCTTTCTGGAAAACAAAAAAATGTGGCAGGAATATGTTACTTTATTTTCAGAAAAACACCGTGTAATTACAATTGATTTATTAGGCCACGGCGAATCTGATTGTCTGGGATATGTTCATGAAATGGAAGATAATGCAAATGTAGTACATGAAGTTCTGGAATCTTTAAAAATTAAAAAAGCGACTATTCTTGGTCATTCTATGGGCGGATATGTTGGTTTGGCTTTCGCCGAATTATTCCCAAACAACATTCAAAAATTAGTTTTATTGAATTCGACTTCTAAAGAAGACAATCCCGAAAAGAAACTAAACAGAACTCGCGCCATTAAAGCTGTAAAACAAAACTATATAAACTTTGTAAGTCTGGCTATTGGTAATTTATTCAGTGAAAATAACAGAACCCGACTGGCAGATGAAATCGAAAAAGTAAAAGTTGAGGCTCTAAAAACACCTTTGCAAGGAATTGTAGCTTCACTGGAAGGAATGAAAATCAGAAAAGACCGCGAAGCTCTTTTGCATAAAAATCTATTTCCTGTTTTATTGATCTTAGGAAAAAAAGATCCTGTTTTAAACTACGATGAAAGTATCTCGCAAATTGAAGATACAACTGCTGAACTTGTTTCTTTTGAAGATGGGCACATGAGTCACATTGAAAATAAGAATGAATTGAAAACTATTTTATTAGACTTTTTTCAATAA